One part of the Segnochrobactrum spirostomi genome encodes these proteins:
- a CDS encoding ester cyclase yields the protein MTTHATLVRGLYEDCLNRRDLDALPTFLAPDFEGANGERGPSGFRRTVERMVAAFPDLMFVIEDLFACSDRVCVRWSFEATHAGPLAGHSATGRRVTQNGIAIYRVRDGRLDRAWLQVDRLGVLQQIGAVPASG from the coding sequence ATGACGACGCACGCGACACTGGTCCGAGGCCTCTATGAAGACTGCCTGAACCGGCGCGACCTCGATGCGCTGCCGACCTTTCTCGCCCCGGACTTCGAAGGTGCGAACGGCGAACGCGGGCCGAGCGGCTTTCGCCGCACGGTGGAGCGAATGGTCGCTGCCTTCCCCGATCTGATGTTCGTCATCGAGGATCTGTTCGCATGCTCGGACCGCGTCTGTGTTCGCTGGAGCTTCGAAGCGACGCACGCAGGCCCGCTCGCGGGCCACTCTGCGACGGGGCGGCGCGTCACGCAGAATGGCATCGCGATCTACCGCGTCCGGGACGGGCGGCTCGACCGGGCATGGTTGCAGGTCGATCGTCTCGGCGTATTGCAGCAGATCGGCGCCGTGCCTGCGAGCGGGTGA
- a CDS encoding DUF2239 family protein produces MTDTVKTFTAFSGDDRVAAGDRDAVKAALAARGNGGELFLIFEDGTGRTVDWHPVGGLVERPPREVPATAPAGNAGRGRPKLGVVAREVTLLPRHWDWLAAQPGGASVTLRRLVDEARRAGADTEALRQARDALYHVLSGLGGDRPGFEEAVRALYAGDRDRLATLIADWPADIRAYALAHTEAAFAG; encoded by the coding sequence ATGACCGACACCGTGAAGACCTTCACCGCCTTTTCCGGCGACGACCGCGTTGCCGCCGGGGACCGTGACGCGGTGAAAGCGGCGCTGGCCGCGCGCGGCAACGGCGGCGAGCTCTTCCTGATCTTCGAAGACGGCACCGGCCGGACCGTGGACTGGCACCCGGTCGGGGGCCTCGTCGAGCGTCCGCCGCGCGAGGTGCCGGCCACCGCCCCCGCGGGGAACGCTGGCCGCGGGCGGCCGAAGCTCGGCGTCGTGGCGCGGGAGGTGACGTTGCTGCCGCGCCACTGGGATTGGCTTGCCGCGCAGCCCGGCGGCGCCTCGGTCACGCTGCGGCGCCTCGTCGACGAGGCGCGCCGCGCCGGGGCCGACACCGAAGCCCTGCGCCAGGCCCGCGACGCCCTCTATCACGTCCTGTCGGGTCTCGGCGGCGACCGGCCGGGCTTCGAAGAGGCGGTGCGCGCCCTCTATGCCGGCGACCGCGACCGCCTCGCCACCCTCATCGCGGACTGGCCGGCCGATATCAGGGCGTATGCGCTCGCCCACACGGAGGCGGCGTTCGCGGGCTGA
- a CDS encoding Gfo/Idh/MocA family protein: protein MSPCRIGIVGLGKIAEDQHVPVILKNPAFALAAVASQRGHGVTGVPTFRSHGEMFAAVPEMKAVAICTPPKVRHAIAREALAAGLDVMLEKPPAATLSELADLAAFAAERGRVLFTTWHSQYNPAVEWAADVLKGRTVRTLEVTWKEDVRRWHPGQDWIWRAGGFGVFDPGINALSIVTRILPAPVFVETATLVTPANADAPIAADLVFASAAPGAARLNAAFDWRQTGDQTWTIRIETAEGQELLLENGGARLLIDGMVTVDEPMAEYERIYEHFAALVEGRRSHVDDAPLRLVADSFLIGRRIETDAFHW, encoded by the coding sequence ATGAGCCCCTGCCGTATCGGGATCGTCGGCCTCGGCAAGATCGCCGAGGATCAGCATGTGCCGGTGATCCTCAAGAACCCGGCCTTCGCGCTCGCCGCCGTCGCCAGCCAGCGCGGCCACGGCGTGACCGGCGTGCCGACCTTCCGCAGCCACGGCGAGATGTTCGCCGCAGTGCCGGAAATGAAGGCGGTCGCGATCTGCACGCCGCCGAAGGTGCGTCACGCCATCGCCCGCGAGGCCTTGGCGGCCGGGCTCGACGTCATGCTCGAGAAGCCGCCGGCGGCGACGCTGTCCGAGCTCGCCGATCTCGCAGCCTTCGCGGCGGAGCGCGGCCGGGTGCTCTTCACCACGTGGCATTCGCAATATAATCCGGCCGTCGAATGGGCCGCGGACGTGCTCAAGGGCCGGACCGTGCGCACCCTCGAGGTGACGTGGAAGGAGGATGTCCGCCGCTGGCATCCGGGCCAGGACTGGATCTGGCGCGCCGGCGGCTTCGGCGTGTTCGATCCCGGCATAAACGCCCTCTCGATCGTCACCCGCATCCTGCCGGCACCCGTGTTCGTCGAGACCGCGACCCTCGTCACGCCGGCGAACGCCGATGCGCCGATCGCCGCCGATCTCGTGTTCGCGAGTGCCGCCCCCGGCGCCGCGCGCCTCAATGCGGCGTTCGATTGGCGCCAGACCGGCGATCAGACCTGGACGATCCGCATCGAGACCGCGGAAGGTCAGGAACTGCTCCTCGAAAACGGCGGCGCCCGTCTCCTGATCGACGGCATGGTCACGGTGGACGAGCCGATGGCCGAATACGAGCGCATCTACGAGCACTTCGCCGCCCTCGTCGAAGGCCGCCGCTCGCACGTCGACGACGCGCCCCTGCGCCTCGTCGCCGATAGTTTCCTCATCGGCCGCCGGATCGAGACGGACGCCTTCCACTGGTGA
- a CDS encoding ATP-binding cassette domain-containing protein codes for MADNIASLHAQEDRAKRGAPLVEMRDVSISFGGVRAVDRAHLDLYPGEVVGLLGHNGAGKSTLIKILSGAYRADHGEIFVNGDKVSIESPRDAKRFGIETIYQTLALADNVDAAANLFLGRELMTRWGTLDDVAMEAATREVMGRLNPNFRKFKEPVKALSGGQRQSVAIARAIHFNAKILIMDEPTAALGPQETAQVGELIKQLKAEGIGIFLISHDLHDVFDLADRVTVMKNGRVVGTARTSDVSQDEVLGMIILGKCPPGAVAGPGALSDAEIHAVKAS; via the coding sequence ATGGCCGACAACATCGCCTCTCTGCACGCCCAGGAAGACCGGGCGAAGCGCGGCGCGCCGCTCGTCGAAATGCGCGACGTTTCGATCTCGTTCGGCGGCGTCCGCGCCGTCGATCGCGCCCACCTCGACCTCTATCCGGGTGAGGTCGTCGGTCTGCTCGGCCACAACGGCGCGGGCAAGTCGACCCTCATCAAGATCCTCTCGGGGGCCTACCGCGCCGACCACGGCGAGATCTTCGTCAACGGCGATAAGGTCTCGATCGAAAGCCCGCGCGACGCCAAGCGCTTCGGCATCGAGACGATCTACCAGACGCTGGCGCTCGCCGACAATGTCGACGCGGCGGCGAACCTCTTCCTCGGCCGCGAGCTGATGACGCGCTGGGGCACCCTCGACGACGTCGCCATGGAAGCGGCGACCCGCGAGGTGATGGGCCGGCTCAACCCGAACTTCCGCAAGTTCAAGGAACCGGTGAAGGCGCTCTCGGGCGGCCAGCGCCAGTCGGTCGCGATCGCCCGCGCCATCCACTTCAACGCCAAGATCCTGATCATGGACGAGCCGACCGCCGCGCTCGGGCCGCAGGAGACCGCCCAGGTCGGCGAGCTCATCAAGCAGCTCAAGGCCGAAGGCATCGGCATCTTCCTGATCTCCCACGATCTGCACGACGTGTTCGACCTCGCCGACCGCGTCACGGTGATGAAGAACGGCCGCGTCGTCGGCACCGCGCGCACCTCCGACGTCTCCCAGGACGAGGTGCTCGGCATGATCATCCTCGGCAAGTGCCCGCCCGGGGCCGTCGCCGGCCCCGGCGCCTTGTCGGATGCCGAAATCCATGCGGTGAAGGCGTCCTGA
- a CDS encoding sugar ABC transporter permease: protein MSTNTASSSAVSGSSSSGSPPQTRSVSPFAAMEVDVRFLGMVAALGIIWIVFHVLADGTFLTPRNLWNLSVQTSSIAVMSTGMVLVIVTRHVDLSVGSILGVTGMAMAVAQQNWIAPALGFGSPGIWILTLLFGMLIGTAIGAFQGAIIAYLGVPAFIVTLGGLLVWRGAAWAVAEGKTIPIIDDAFKLIGGGADGSVGATWSWIIGIVAIVAIVLATLNARRQRKRFRFPVKPMWAEIVTAGVGAAVVVAATLVVNAYTLPPALANRYAQAHGIEVPAGGISFGYAVPVLIAIGVAIIMTFIAKRTRFGRYVFAIGGNPEAAELAGINTRLVTVAIFALMGFLASVSAAISTARLTSATNAQGTTDELYVIAAAVIGGTSLAGGTGTIAGAVLGALVMQSLQSGMVLMRVDTPYQNIVVGAVLVLAVFVDTIYRRRFK from the coding sequence ATGAGTACCAATACCGCGTCGTCCTCGGCCGTGAGCGGCAGCTCGTCGTCGGGCTCGCCGCCGCAGACCCGGTCGGTCTCGCCGTTCGCCGCCATGGAAGTCGACGTCCGCTTCCTCGGCATGGTCGCGGCGCTCGGCATCATCTGGATCGTGTTCCACGTCCTCGCCGACGGCACCTTCCTCACGCCGCGCAACCTGTGGAACCTCTCGGTTCAGACCTCCTCGATCGCGGTGATGTCGACGGGCATGGTGCTCGTCATCGTCACGCGCCACGTCGATCTGTCGGTCGGCTCGATCCTCGGCGTCACCGGCATGGCGATGGCCGTCGCCCAGCAGAACTGGATCGCCCCGGCGCTCGGCTTCGGCAGCCCCGGCATTTGGATCCTGACGCTCCTGTTCGGCATGCTGATCGGCACCGCGATCGGCGCCTTCCAGGGTGCGATCATCGCCTATCTCGGCGTGCCGGCCTTCATCGTGACCCTCGGCGGTCTGCTCGTTTGGCGCGGCGCGGCCTGGGCGGTCGCCGAAGGCAAGACGATCCCGATCATCGACGACGCCTTCAAGCTGATCGGCGGCGGCGCCGACGGTTCGGTCGGCGCTACCTGGAGCTGGATCATCGGCATCGTGGCGATCGTGGCGATCGTGCTCGCGACCCTCAATGCCCGCCGCCAGCGCAAGCGCTTCCGCTTCCCCGTGAAGCCGATGTGGGCGGAGATCGTGACCGCGGGCGTCGGTGCCGCCGTCGTCGTCGCCGCGACCCTCGTCGTCAATGCCTACACGCTGCCCCCGGCGCTCGCCAACCGCTACGCCCAGGCCCACGGCATCGAGGTGCCGGCCGGCGGCATCAGCTTCGGCTATGCGGTGCCGGTGCTGATCGCGATCGGCGTCGCCATCATCATGACCTTCATCGCCAAGCGCACCCGCTTCGGCCGCTACGTCTTCGCGATCGGTGGTAACCCGGAAGCGGCGGAGCTCGCCGGCATCAACACCCGGCTCGTCACCGTCGCGATCTTCGCGCTGATGGGCTTCCTCGCCTCGGTCAGCGCCGCGATCTCGACCGCCCGCCTGACCTCGGCCACCAACGCCCAGGGCACGACGGACGAACTCTACGTCATCGCCGCGGCGGTCATCGGCGGCACCTCGCTCGCCGGCGGCACGGGCACCATCGCCGGGGCCGTGCTCGGTGCGCTCGTCATGCAGAGCCTGCAATCGGGCATGGTGCTGATGCGCGTCGACACGCCCTATCAGAACATCGTCGTCGGCGCCGTCCTGGTGCTCGCGGTGTTCGTCGACACGATCTACCGCCGCCGGTTCAAGTGA
- the xylF gene encoding D-xylose ABC transporter substrate-binding protein yields the protein MVRIKSVLAGLIVSATAITAAHAADKLKVGVSWSNFQEERWKTDEAAIKKALEAAGAEYISADAQSSAAKQLTDVESLISQGANALIILAQDSDAIAPAVQKAADEGIPVVGYDRLIEIPTAYYITFDNKEVGRMQAKAVYDVKPEGNYIFIKGCSCDPNADFLFSGQMEVLKPAIDAGKIKNVGEAYTDQWLPANAQKNTEQFLTANDNKIDAVVASNDGTAGGAIAALAAQGLAGSVPVSGQDADHAALNRIALGTQTVSVWKDSRELGKRAAEIAVELAKGTKLQDVPGTVTFDGGPKHQKMATTFLKPVAIEKDNLQIVVDAGWITKAELCQGVKAGSVAACN from the coding sequence ATGGTACGGATCAAGTCCGTGCTCGCGGGCCTTATTGTGTCTGCGACCGCCATCACCGCCGCGCATGCCGCCGATAAGCTGAAGGTCGGCGTGAGCTGGTCGAACTTCCAGGAAGAGCGTTGGAAAACTGACGAAGCGGCGATCAAGAAGGCCCTCGAGGCCGCCGGTGCCGAGTACATCTCCGCCGACGCGCAGTCTTCGGCCGCCAAGCAGCTCACCGACGTCGAGAGCCTGATCTCCCAGGGCGCCAACGCCCTGATCATCCTCGCCCAGGATTCCGACGCCATCGCGCCGGCCGTCCAGAAGGCGGCGGACGAGGGCATTCCGGTGGTCGGCTACGACCGCCTGATCGAGATCCCGACCGCGTACTACATTACGTTCGACAACAAGGAAGTCGGCCGGATGCAGGCGAAGGCCGTCTACGACGTGAAGCCGGAAGGCAACTACATCTTCATCAAGGGTTGCTCGTGCGACCCGAACGCCGACTTCCTGTTCTCCGGTCAGATGGAAGTCCTGAAGCCGGCGATCGACGCCGGCAAGATCAAGAATGTCGGTGAGGCCTACACGGACCAGTGGCTGCCGGCGAACGCTCAGAAGAACACCGAGCAGTTCCTGACCGCCAACGACAACAAGATCGACGCCGTGGTGGCCTCGAACGACGGCACCGCCGGTGGCGCCATCGCCGCGCTCGCGGCCCAGGGCCTCGCCGGCTCCGTGCCGGTGTCCGGTCAGGACGCCGATCACGCCGCCCTGAACCGCATCGCGCTCGGCACCCAGACCGTGTCGGTCTGGAAGGACTCGCGTGAGCTCGGCAAGCGCGCTGCGGAAATCGCGGTCGAGCTCGCCAAGGGCACCAAGCTTCAGGACGTTCCGGGCACCGTCACCTTCGACGGCGGTCCGAAGCACCAGAAGATGGCCACCACCTTCCTGAAGCCGGTGGCGATCGAGAAGGACAATCTCCAGATCGTCGTCGACGCGGGCTGGATCACCAAGGCCGAACTCTGCCAGGGCGTGAAGGCCGGCTCGGTCGCGGCCTGCAACTGA
- a CDS encoding ROK family protein has product MSSRDQAKARARAAAPVKADAELVRRQNRGLVLATLRRLSPIARVDLGTATDLSPATITSITADLMSEGLIETVTGEAGDPADGKGVVRGRPRVLLRLDADAAYVLSVKIAINTAHLLLCDFAGAEVARRLVRLRTLTETRESFPQTLIRVMREFLAAEGVGSGRVAEIGVACQGFVDLTRGAVVWSPAFTERNIVLVEPIQMAFGVPCFMTNDANMIAEALNWLDPVRYGGTFAVVFIDYGVGMGLFSEGRLHMGADGSAAEFGHMNHLPNGPLCRCGRRGCVEAFIADYAIYREARGMSPDTDPGDARPDPDELLALERAAAEGDPAIRKVYEDAGTALGYALARVMAIVNPARIIFTGQSTRALPLMEPAMNRAIEAALVADLRHSTVIETLPWQEDMISKGVVVSALARLDRQVFADPGSAMRLLGRSAQAREVAAADSGAT; this is encoded by the coding sequence TTGAGTTCCAGAGACCAAGCGAAGGCGCGTGCCCGCGCCGCGGCCCCGGTCAAGGCCGACGCCGAGTTGGTACGCCGCCAGAACCGCGGCCTCGTGCTCGCGACGCTGCGCCGCCTCTCGCCGATCGCCCGCGTCGACCTCGGCACCGCGACCGACCTGAGCCCCGCCACGATCACCTCCATCACCGCGGATCTGATGAGCGAGGGGCTCATCGAGACCGTGACCGGAGAAGCCGGCGATCCCGCCGACGGCAAGGGCGTGGTGCGCGGACGTCCCCGTGTGTTGCTCCGCCTCGATGCCGACGCCGCCTACGTGCTCTCGGTCAAGATCGCCATCAACACGGCGCATCTCCTGCTGTGCGATTTCGCCGGCGCCGAGGTCGCCCGCCGGCTCGTCCGCCTGCGTACCCTCACCGAGACTCGAGAGAGTTTTCCACAGACTCTGATTCGCGTGATGCGCGAGTTCCTCGCCGCGGAAGGGGTCGGCTCCGGTCGCGTCGCGGAAATCGGGGTCGCCTGCCAGGGCTTCGTCGATCTCACCCGCGGTGCGGTCGTGTGGTCGCCGGCCTTCACTGAACGCAACATCGTCCTCGTCGAGCCGATCCAGATGGCGTTCGGCGTGCCCTGCTTCATGACGAACGACGCCAACATGATCGCCGAGGCGCTGAACTGGCTCGATCCGGTGCGCTATGGCGGCACGTTCGCGGTCGTGTTCATCGATTACGGCGTCGGCATGGGCCTCTTCAGCGAGGGCCGGCTGCACATGGGCGCCGACGGCTCGGCCGCCGAATTCGGCCACATGAACCATCTACCGAACGGCCCGCTCTGCCGCTGCGGCCGGCGCGGCTGCGTCGAGGCCTTCATCGCCGATTATGCGATCTATCGCGAGGCGCGCGGCATGAGCCCGGACACCGATCCCGGCGACGCGCGGCCGGACCCGGACGAACTGCTCGCGCTCGAACGCGCCGCCGCCGAGGGCGATCCGGCGATCCGCAAGGTCTACGAGGACGCCGGCACGGCGCTGGGATACGCGCTCGCCCGTGTCATGGCGATCGTCAATCCGGCGCGCATCATCTTCACCGGCCAATCGACCCGGGCACTGCCCTTGATGGAGCCCGCCATGAACCGGGCGATCGAGGCGGCCTTGGTCGCCGACCTGCGCCATTCGACGGTGATCGAGACCCTGCCCTGGCAGGAGGACATGATCTCGAAGGGCGTCGTCGTCTCGGCGCTCGCCCGGCTCGACCGCCAGGTGTTCGCCGATCCCGGCTCGGCGATGCGGCTGCTCGGCCGCTCGGCGCAGGCCCGCGAGGTCGCGGCCGCCGACAGCGGCGCGACGTGA
- a CDS encoding 3-carboxy-cis,cis-muconate cycloisomerase has translation MPGPISSSLLSALTGDPAIEALFSDDADLDAMLVFETALAAAQAECGLVPPEAAGRIVAVAERFVVDRERLAAAMRRDGVAGPDFVAQLKQAVGEPFGRFVHLGATSQDIVDTSLVLRLQEVAAVLGDRLAALVGDLDALATAQGAVPLMAHTRMQQALPTTAGDKVAAWRAPLSRHLDRLEALGPRVFVVQFGGPVGTRSGLEGAGDAVAAALARRLGLYDGPCWHTARDGIVEFGNWLALIAGSLGKIGQDLALLAQNEVGAVKIAGGGSSSAMKHKSNPVGAEVLVALARFAAGLQGTLAQSLVHEYERSGAAWTLEWLTLPPIAVATGAALSHARDLVARLSFAPTV, from the coding sequence ATGCCGGGTCCGATCTCATCGTCTCTTCTCTCGGCGCTGACCGGCGATCCGGCGATCGAGGCGTTGTTCTCCGACGACGCCGATCTCGACGCGATGCTCGTGTTCGAGACCGCGCTGGCGGCCGCCCAAGCCGAATGCGGGCTGGTACCGCCGGAGGCTGCGGGCAGGATCGTCGCGGTCGCCGAGCGATTCGTGGTCGACCGGGAGCGGCTCGCCGCCGCCATGCGCCGCGACGGGGTCGCCGGCCCGGATTTCGTCGCGCAATTGAAGCAGGCCGTCGGCGAGCCGTTCGGCCGCTTCGTCCACCTCGGGGCGACGAGCCAGGACATCGTCGACACGAGCCTCGTGTTGCGTCTGCAGGAGGTCGCCGCCGTGCTGGGCGACCGCCTTGCCGCCCTCGTCGGGGACCTCGATGCCCTCGCAACCGCCCAGGGCGCGGTGCCTCTGATGGCCCACACGCGAATGCAGCAGGCGCTGCCGACGACCGCGGGGGACAAGGTCGCCGCGTGGCGCGCGCCGCTCTCGCGCCATCTCGACCGACTCGAGGCGCTCGGCCCCCGCGTCTTCGTCGTCCAGTTCGGCGGGCCGGTCGGCACGCGTAGCGGCCTCGAGGGGGCAGGGGACGCGGTCGCCGCGGCGCTCGCCCGCCGGCTCGGCCTCTATGACGGTCCTTGCTGGCACACCGCCCGCGACGGGATCGTGGAGTTCGGAAACTGGCTGGCGCTGATCGCCGGAAGCCTCGGCAAGATCGGCCAGGACCTTGCCCTGCTCGCCCAGAACGAGGTCGGCGCGGTGAAGATCGCCGGCGGCGGTAGCTCGTCGGCGATGAAGCACAAGTCGAACCCGGTCGGTGCGGAAGTGCTCGTCGCGCTCGCCCGCTTCGCGGCGGGGCTCCAGGGCACGCTCGCGCAGAGCCTGGTGCACGAATATGAGCGGTCCGGTGCGGCCTGGACCCTCGAATGGCTGACCCTGCCGCCGATTGCGGTCGCGACCGGCGCGGCGCTGTCCCACGCCCGCGATCTCGTCGCGCGCTTGAGCTTCGCGCCGACGGTCTGA
- a CDS encoding DUF1284 domain-containing protein → MTVRLRGHHLLCLLTFRGAGYGAAFVANMRGIAERLSAGEAAVIVAGPDDVCAPRLDAEAKGLDEPHCRLPGIDWRDAKALQAASDLLGRPLGPGSVVAFGAEEAARLRDAFAAGTIRAACEGCEWAAFCTDIATSDFAGTLLAPCGP, encoded by the coding sequence ATGACCGTCCGTCTGCGCGGACACCATCTCTTGTGCCTGCTGACCTTCCGGGGTGCCGGTTACGGCGCGGCCTTCGTCGCCAACATGCGGGGGATCGCCGAGCGGCTGTCGGCCGGCGAGGCGGCGGTGATCGTCGCCGGCCCCGACGACGTCTGCGCGCCGCGGCTCGACGCCGAGGCGAAGGGGCTCGACGAGCCCCATTGCCGCCTGCCCGGGATCGATTGGCGGGATGCGAAGGCGCTTCAAGCGGCCTCCGACCTGCTCGGCCGGCCGCTCGGGCCCGGCAGCGTCGTCGCCTTCGGCGCCGAAGAGGCGGCCCGTCTGCGCGACGCCTTCGCCGCGGGCACGATCCGCGCCGCTTGCGAGGGCTGCGAATGGGCCGCGTTCTGCACCGATATCGCGACCTCAGACTTCGCTGGCACCCTTCTCGCGCCCTGTGGGCCGTGA